In one window of Rathayibacter caricis DSM 15933 DNA:
- a CDS encoding extracellular solute-binding protein has translation MSRTTPRRAVALTAGAVIGALALAGCSGGSDSSESEGASETLVVSTFPFGVEQFQEAVIDPFTEATGIEVEVETGSNSDRLSQLQLAGGDDPGVDVMLISDYYAALGQEDDLFEQVDADAVPAIADIADFAKEDVYLGPAYSYQLNGTLYSTDAFSAEQAADWELYGDSANAGRVALPDISVTAGQLMISGVAATYGDGPYDIDTALDTLSGWAPGVLQFYSSSTEVTNLLTQGEITAADALSGFATDLVASGEPIGWTPPATGRYMATNRAMIPAGAANTDAAEQFIDYLLSVEAQTSSAEIVGDLPVNLAAQVPESITAVVGDIAADPTAAGYETLDPTELVPTRSEWVDRFAREVTAQ, from the coding sequence ATGTCCCGCACCACACCCCGGCGCGCCGTCGCCCTCACCGCCGGTGCCGTCATCGGCGCCCTCGCCCTCGCCGGCTGCTCCGGCGGCTCCGACTCCTCGGAGTCCGAAGGCGCCTCCGAGACGCTCGTCGTCAGCACCTTCCCCTTCGGCGTCGAGCAGTTCCAGGAGGCGGTCATCGACCCCTTCACCGAGGCGACGGGCATCGAGGTCGAGGTCGAGACCGGCTCCAACTCCGACCGGCTCTCGCAGCTGCAGCTCGCGGGCGGCGACGACCCCGGCGTCGACGTGATGCTCATCAGCGACTACTACGCCGCACTCGGCCAGGAGGACGACCTCTTCGAGCAGGTCGACGCGGACGCCGTGCCCGCGATCGCGGACATCGCCGACTTCGCGAAGGAGGACGTCTACCTCGGCCCGGCCTACAGCTACCAGCTCAACGGCACGCTCTACTCCACCGACGCGTTCTCGGCCGAGCAGGCCGCCGACTGGGAGCTCTACGGCGACTCCGCGAACGCCGGGCGCGTCGCGCTGCCCGACATCTCGGTCACCGCGGGCCAGCTGATGATCAGCGGAGTCGCGGCCACCTACGGCGACGGCCCCTACGACATCGACACGGCGCTCGACACCCTGTCGGGCTGGGCGCCCGGCGTGCTGCAGTTCTACAGCTCCTCCACCGAGGTCACGAACCTGCTGACGCAGGGCGAGATCACCGCCGCCGACGCGCTGAGCGGCTTCGCCACCGACCTCGTCGCCTCGGGCGAGCCCATCGGCTGGACCCCTCCCGCGACCGGCCGCTACATGGCGACCAACCGCGCGATGATCCCCGCGGGCGCCGCGAACACCGACGCCGCCGAGCAGTTCATCGACTACCTGCTCTCGGTCGAGGCGCAGACCTCCTCCGCCGAGATCGTGGGTGACCTGCCCGTCAACCTCGCCGCGCAGGTCCCGGAGTCGATCACCGCCGTCGTCGGCGACATCGCCGCCGACCCCACGGCCGCCGGCTACGAGACCCTCGACCCGACCGAGCTCGTCCCCACCCGCTCGGAGTGGGTCGACCGCTTCGCCCGCGAGGTCACCGCCCAGTAG
- a CDS encoding ABC transporter ATP-binding protein: MSAAAEFVDVSQVFGDFTAVDGIDLAIPSGKLTTLLGPSGCGKTTSLRMLAGYSTPTSGRILIDGVDSTRLAPEKRGLGMVFQSYALFPHLSVADNVGYGLKLRGLGRAERAQRVTESLEMVGLAHLAASRPRRLSGGQQQRVALARAIAIRPRLLLLDEPLSNLDARLRVQMRSEIRRIQSETGLTVVLVTHDQDEALEMSDEMVLMRAGRIMQQGAPAAVFGAPANRFVADFLGYENFLGLADGSLVTVRPEHLAVTSGASSGALSLDAVVVDVAYRGVDVLVTVEATDPAGDPVRLVSDVRADSAARVAPGDAVVVSAAASRIVALARD; the protein is encoded by the coding sequence ATGAGCGCAGCAGCGGAATTCGTCGACGTCAGTCAGGTCTTCGGTGACTTCACCGCGGTCGACGGCATCGACCTGGCGATCCCGTCCGGGAAGCTGACCACCCTCCTCGGGCCCAGCGGATGCGGCAAGACCACGTCGCTGCGGATGCTCGCCGGGTACTCGACGCCGACCTCGGGCCGGATCCTGATCGACGGCGTCGACAGCACCCGGCTCGCTCCCGAGAAGCGCGGACTGGGCATGGTGTTCCAGTCGTACGCGCTGTTCCCTCACCTCAGCGTCGCCGACAACGTCGGCTACGGGCTGAAGCTGCGCGGTCTCGGACGCGCCGAGCGGGCTCAGCGGGTGACCGAGAGCCTCGAGATGGTCGGGCTCGCGCACCTCGCAGCGAGCCGGCCGCGGCGCCTCTCGGGCGGACAGCAGCAGCGCGTCGCCCTCGCCCGCGCCATCGCGATCCGCCCCCGGCTGCTGCTGCTCGACGAGCCGCTGTCGAACCTGGATGCGCGGCTCCGCGTGCAGATGCGCTCCGAGATCCGCCGCATCCAGTCCGAGACGGGGCTGACCGTCGTGCTGGTCACGCACGACCAGGACGAGGCGCTCGAGATGAGCGACGAGATGGTGCTCATGCGCGCCGGGCGCATCATGCAGCAGGGCGCACCGGCCGCGGTCTTCGGCGCTCCGGCGAACCGCTTCGTCGCCGACTTCCTCGGCTACGAGAACTTCCTCGGCCTCGCCGACGGCTCGCTCGTGACGGTGCGTCCGGAGCACCTCGCGGTGACGAGCGGGGCCTCATCCGGCGCACTGTCCCTGGACGCGGTCGTCGTCGACGTCGCCTACCGCGGGGTCGACGTGCTGGTGACGGTCGAGGCGACGGATCCCGCCGGCGACCCGGTGCGGCTGGTGTCGGACGTGCGCGCCGACTCCGCCGCGCGCGTCGCGCCCGGGGACGCGGTCGTCGTGTCGGCCGCGGCGTCGCGGATCGTCGCACTGGCCCGCGACTGA
- a CDS encoding ABC transporter permease, with translation MRTRRPVAASLAVAGYVIMIVPILFVVATAFTAGSTLRFPPEGLSFRWFGEALSYDPFLESLATSAQLAVLSTAIALLIGIPATLAIYRGRIAGRSLIEGLFLSPLIVPELVVGLALFQQLVVTLDIDNAAVLLIGHTALLLPYAVRVTGASLATSDPALEEAARGLGAGPLRTFFTVTLPILRPGVFSAALLGFVTSFNNVPLSLLLQSRDARTLPVTMLDYVQQSYDPMVAATSTLILAATVVIAIIAERSVGFAQIFGGINR, from the coding sequence ATGAGGACCCGCCGCCCCGTCGCCGCGTCGCTCGCGGTCGCCGGCTACGTGATCATGATCGTGCCGATCCTGTTCGTCGTCGCCACGGCTTTCACCGCCGGATCCACGCTCCGCTTCCCGCCGGAGGGGCTCTCGTTCCGCTGGTTCGGCGAGGCGCTCTCGTACGACCCGTTCCTGGAGTCGCTGGCCACCAGCGCGCAGCTCGCCGTGCTCTCGACGGCGATCGCCCTGCTGATCGGCATCCCGGCGACCCTGGCGATCTACCGGGGCAGGATCGCCGGCCGCTCGCTGATCGAGGGGCTCTTCCTCTCGCCGCTGATCGTGCCCGAGCTCGTCGTCGGCCTGGCGCTGTTCCAGCAGCTCGTCGTCACGCTCGACATCGACAACGCGGCCGTGCTGCTGATCGGCCACACGGCGCTCCTGCTCCCCTACGCCGTCCGCGTGACCGGCGCCTCGCTCGCCACCAGCGACCCGGCGCTCGAGGAGGCCGCCCGCGGCCTCGGAGCCGGACCGCTGCGCACCTTCTTCACCGTCACGCTCCCGATCCTGCGCCCCGGGGTCTTCTCGGCCGCGCTGCTCGGATTCGTGACCTCGTTCAACAACGTCCCGCTGTCGCTGCTCCTGCAGAGCCGCGACGCCAGGACCCTCCCCGTGACGATGCTCGACTACGTCCAGCAGAGCTACGACCCCATGGTCGCGGCCACGTCCACCCTCATCCTCGCGGCGACCGTCGTCATCGCGATCATCGCCGAGCGCAGCGTCGGCTTCGCCCAGATCTTCGGAGGCATCAACCGATGA
- a CDS encoding ABC transporter permease translates to MRSRTAPLLLLPGLGFLLLFFVVPSLVMLFAPPGTGPVEVIARVGEMLTDPYELRIIGRTVGIGLVVTLICVVLGFPIAYLLARSSSRWSGVLLALAIFPLLLSNVVRTFGWLVVLGSNGAIGQLLVGLGVVSEAPQLLYTELAIVLGLTQLFLPLAIISCYSAVSQVDAGLDDAARGLGASPTRTFWDVVVPLSLPGVVVAATLVFAGSVTAYTTPYLLGGSSQRMLSTQLFSYSSVTIDWAGASATAIVMTVLVFLVSGLSSLVARKGAVS, encoded by the coding sequence GTGAGGTCGAGGACCGCTCCCCTCCTGCTCCTGCCCGGGCTGGGCTTCCTGCTGCTCTTCTTCGTCGTCCCCTCGCTGGTGATGCTGTTCGCCCCTCCCGGAACGGGGCCCGTCGAGGTGATCGCCCGGGTCGGCGAGATGCTCACCGACCCCTACGAGCTGCGCATCATCGGCCGCACGGTCGGCATCGGACTCGTGGTGACGCTGATCTGCGTCGTCCTGGGTTTCCCGATCGCCTACCTGCTGGCGCGCTCCTCGTCCCGCTGGTCCGGCGTCCTGCTGGCCCTCGCGATCTTCCCGCTCCTGCTCAGCAACGTCGTGCGCACCTTCGGCTGGCTCGTCGTGCTCGGCTCGAACGGCGCGATCGGCCAGCTGCTCGTGGGTCTGGGCGTCGTGTCCGAGGCCCCGCAGCTGCTCTACACGGAGCTCGCGATCGTGCTCGGCCTGACCCAGCTCTTCCTGCCGCTCGCGATCATCTCCTGCTACTCCGCCGTCTCGCAGGTCGACGCCGGCCTCGACGACGCCGCCCGCGGACTCGGCGCGAGCCCCACCCGCACCTTCTGGGACGTGGTGGTCCCGCTCTCGCTGCCCGGCGTCGTCGTCGCCGCGACGCTCGTCTTCGCCGGCTCCGTCACCGCGTACACCACGCCCTACCTGCTCGGCGGGTCGAGCCAGCGGATGCTGAGCACCCAGCTGTTCTCCTACTCCAGCGTCACGATCGACTGGGCCGGCGCCTCCGCCACCGCGATCGTCATGACGGTCCTGGTCTTCCTGGTCTCCGGGCTCTCCTCCCTCGTCGCCCGGAAGGGAGCCGTCTCATGA
- a CDS encoding LacI family DNA-binding transcriptional regulator, whose translation MATLADVAALAGVSKATASRTLSRPEVVSPETAARVLSAAAKLGFIPNSAARQLARGRTGVVALVVPTLDNAFFTPIIGGAQRRADEDGLQLTVAVHPLEAVRELGAFDRLSRQVDGFIVVAPRGGDELLLSAGSHKPTVLVDREVDGMASVVADTASAFGALVERFTADGHERVLYIGGPEGSWQDGQRTAAVSEAARRGGAELTVLGPFPATFAAGVGAAASVRDSGATAVVPYATALGLGVQYALLSSGGVPEGLVVSSERSIVDALGLVGVPAVDVDGEQLGRAAAELLIERLADRGAAPERRRLPVPVQWPACG comes from the coding sequence ATGGCCACGCTCGCCGACGTCGCCGCCCTCGCAGGCGTCTCGAAGGCGACCGCGTCGCGCACGCTCTCCCGCCCCGAGGTCGTCTCGCCCGAGACGGCCGCCCGGGTGCTCAGCGCCGCGGCGAAGCTCGGCTTCATCCCCAACTCGGCGGCCCGCCAGCTGGCCCGGGGCCGCACCGGCGTCGTCGCGCTGGTCGTGCCGACCCTCGACAACGCGTTCTTCACGCCGATCATCGGAGGGGCGCAGCGCCGCGCCGACGAGGACGGCCTCCAGCTCACCGTGGCCGTGCATCCGCTCGAGGCGGTGCGCGAGCTCGGAGCGTTCGACCGGCTCTCGCGCCAGGTCGACGGCTTCATCGTGGTCGCGCCGCGCGGCGGCGACGAGCTGCTGCTCTCGGCGGGATCGCACAAGCCGACCGTGCTGGTCGACCGGGAGGTCGACGGGATGGCCTCCGTCGTCGCCGACACCGCCTCGGCCTTCGGCGCGCTCGTCGAGCGCTTCACGGCCGACGGGCACGAGCGCGTGCTCTACATCGGCGGACCGGAGGGGTCGTGGCAGGACGGTCAGCGCACGGCGGCGGTAAGCGAGGCGGCTCGGCGCGGGGGAGCGGAGCTGACCGTGCTGGGTCCCTTCCCGGCCACGTTCGCGGCGGGAGTGGGCGCCGCGGCATCGGTGCGCGACTCGGGAGCGACGGCCGTCGTGCCGTACGCGACCGCGCTCGGGCTCGGCGTGCAGTACGCGCTGCTGTCGTCGGGCGGGGTGCCGGAGGGGCTCGTGGTGAGCTCGGAGCGCTCGATCGTCGACGCGCTGGGTCTGGTCGGGGTGCCCGCGGTCGACGTCGACGGCGAGCAGCTGGGGCGGGCGGCGGCCGAGCTGCTCATCGAGCGGCTGGCCGACCGGGGTGCGGCGCCGGAGCGGCGGCGGCTGCCGGTGCCGGTGCAGTGGCCGGCGTGCGGCTGA
- a CDS encoding alpha-N-arabinofuranosidase, whose protein sequence is MTDAPRAVPSTSSARITLDPTAVVAPVNPRIFGSFVEHLGRCVYDGIYEPGHPTANEDGFRLDVVDLVKELGSTTIRYPGGNFVSGYRWEDGVGPRSERPRRRDLAWHSLETNEVGLDEFARWAELTGSEIMYAVNLGTRGVLEALDVLEYANGPAGTALADQRIANGGTEPYDIRMWCLGNEMDGPWQVGHMNAEDYGKLASRTAKALKIADPSLELVVCGSSGSGMPTFGEWERVVLEHTYDDVEYVSCHAYYQEYGGDLGSFLASSLDMEYFIATVVATADHVKYKLKKTKDIMLSFDEWNIWYLEEWQAKEKADAEGDQSTREWAYAPRLLEDVYSVADAVVLGNLMITLLKHSDRVTSASLAQLVNVIAPIMTEPGGAAWRQTTFFPFSTTARLASGTVLKPRIEAGTYSTARHGEAPLVDSVATHDGDRSSVFLVNRSQTESITVTVDVSGLGVSSIAEAVALFDEDPYAKNTKDDQERVGLRDAVDASLSDGTLTVTLPPVSWTAVALTA, encoded by the coding sequence ATGACCGACGCTCCCCGCGCCGTCCCGTCCACCTCCTCGGCCCGGATCACCCTCGATCCCACCGCGGTCGTCGCCCCCGTGAATCCGCGGATCTTCGGCTCGTTCGTCGAGCACCTCGGACGCTGCGTCTACGACGGCATCTACGAGCCCGGGCACCCCACGGCGAACGAGGACGGCTTCCGCCTCGACGTGGTGGACCTGGTGAAGGAGCTGGGCAGCACGACCATCCGCTATCCCGGCGGCAACTTCGTCTCGGGCTACCGCTGGGAGGACGGGGTCGGCCCGCGCTCCGAGCGCCCCCGCCGCCGCGACCTGGCCTGGCACTCGCTCGAGACCAACGAGGTCGGACTCGACGAGTTCGCCCGCTGGGCCGAGCTCACCGGCAGCGAGATCATGTACGCGGTCAACCTCGGCACCCGCGGCGTCCTCGAGGCGCTCGACGTGCTCGAGTACGCCAACGGACCGGCCGGCACCGCACTCGCCGACCAGCGCATCGCCAACGGCGGCACCGAGCCCTACGACATCCGCATGTGGTGCCTGGGCAACGAGATGGACGGCCCCTGGCAGGTCGGCCACATGAACGCGGAGGACTACGGCAAGCTCGCCTCCCGCACCGCCAAGGCGCTCAAGATCGCCGACCCGTCGCTCGAGCTCGTGGTCTGCGGCTCGTCCGGATCCGGCATGCCGACCTTCGGCGAGTGGGAGCGCGTGGTCCTCGAGCACACCTACGACGACGTCGAGTACGTCTCGTGCCACGCCTACTACCAGGAGTACGGCGGAGACCTGGGCTCGTTCCTGGCCTCCTCCCTCGACATGGAGTACTTCATCGCGACGGTCGTCGCGACCGCCGACCACGTGAAGTACAAGCTCAAGAAGACGAAGGACATCATGCTGTCCTTCGACGAGTGGAACATCTGGTACCTCGAGGAGTGGCAGGCCAAGGAGAAGGCCGACGCCGAGGGCGACCAGAGCACCCGCGAGTGGGCCTACGCCCCCCGCCTGCTCGAGGACGTCTACTCGGTCGCCGACGCGGTCGTGCTGGGCAACCTGATGATCACGCTGCTGAAGCACTCCGATCGCGTCACGTCGGCGTCGCTCGCGCAGCTCGTCAACGTGATCGCGCCGATCATGACCGAGCCGGGCGGAGCGGCGTGGCGCCAGACCACGTTCTTCCCGTTCTCGACGACCGCGCGTCTCGCCTCCGGCACCGTGCTCAAGCCCCGGATCGAGGCGGGCACCTACTCGACCGCCCGTCACGGCGAGGCTCCGCTCGTCGACTCCGTCGCGACGCACGACGGCGACCGCTCGTCGGTCTTCCTCGTGAACCGCTCGCAGACGGAGTCGATCACGGTCACGGTCGACGTGTCGGGCCTGGGCGTCTCGAGCATCGCGGAGGCGGTGGCCCTCTTCGACGAGGACCCCTACGCGAAGAACACGAAGGACGACCAGGAGCGCGTGGGCCTGCGCGACGCCGTCGACGCCTCCCTCTCGGACGGCACCCTCACGGTGACGCTGCCCCCGGTGTCGTGGACGGCGGTCGCGCTGACGGCGTAG
- a CDS encoding carbohydrate ABC transporter permease, protein MSTLELAPKRVRAQRRDDAVRARSRRGGRQLLPHVILLAFVVYFALPFWWLVVASTKDQVGLFSGTVSPLWFGDSFEFFTNIGSLFTYSNGLYWKWLGNSFLYAFVGGLGATVLSVLAGYGFAAYAFKGRNAFFSLVLGSVMVPATALVIPLFVMFSAAQLTNTMWAVILPSMLNPFAVYLMRVYTQDAVPEEMLDAARMDGAGEITVFFRVALPLLRPALVTVLLLSVVGTWNNYFLPLVMLSNSQLFPVTVGLGTWQTQASVNTGGQSLWNLVIVGALISVIPLIVSFLTLQKYWQGGLSIGSVK, encoded by the coding sequence ATGAGCACCCTCGAACTCGCCCCCAAGCGCGTCCGCGCGCAGCGCCGCGACGACGCCGTCCGCGCCCGCAGCCGCCGCGGCGGACGCCAGCTGCTCCCCCACGTGATCCTGCTCGCCTTCGTCGTCTACTTCGCCCTGCCGTTCTGGTGGCTCGTGGTGGCGTCGACGAAGGACCAGGTCGGCCTCTTCTCCGGAACCGTCAGCCCTCTCTGGTTCGGCGACTCCTTCGAGTTCTTCACGAACATCGGCTCGCTGTTCACCTACTCGAACGGGCTCTACTGGAAGTGGCTCGGCAACTCGTTCCTCTACGCCTTCGTCGGCGGTCTCGGAGCGACGGTCCTGTCGGTGCTCGCGGGCTACGGCTTCGCGGCGTACGCGTTCAAGGGCCGCAACGCCTTCTTCTCGCTGGTCCTGGGCTCCGTGATGGTGCCGGCGACGGCCCTGGTCATCCCGCTGTTCGTCATGTTCAGCGCCGCGCAGCTCACCAACACCATGTGGGCGGTCATCCTGCCCTCGATGCTCAACCCGTTCGCGGTCTACCTCATGCGCGTCTACACGCAGGACGCGGTGCCGGAGGAGATGCTCGACGCCGCGCGGATGGACGGGGCGGGCGAGATCACGGTCTTCTTCCGCGTCGCCCTGCCGCTGCTGCGCCCCGCGCTCGTGACGGTGCTGCTGCTGTCGGTCGTGGGAACCTGGAACAACTACTTCCTCCCTCTCGTGATGCTCTCGAACTCGCAGCTCTTCCCCGTCACCGTGGGCCTGGGCACCTGGCAGACCCAGGCGTCGGTCAACACCGGCGGGCAGTCGCTGTGGAACCTCGTGATCGTCGGGGCCCTCATCTCGGTGATCCCGCTGATCGTCTCCTTCCTCACCCTGCAGAAGTACTGGCAGGGCGGGCTGTCCATCGGCTCGGTCAAGTGA
- a CDS encoding carbohydrate ABC transporter permease, which produces MSNLVVPAPAATAERRTKKPRTGVVASRRARWGWVFVAPFGVFLVVFLITPLIYSFILSLQNKTVATGTEWVWFANYAKAFSDPLFLEGVWLVVRFAFILIPIQMLVSLIAALMLDALTSRFSRFARLMIFVPYAVPAVIGALMWGFLYSPSFGPASEVFGWFGLDAPNLLGKESIFGSLVNVVTWQWAGYYMIIIYAALQGIDPAVYEAARLDGASAIQTALRIKIPMISSSMVLILVFALIGTLQFFTEPQILRSLASGSIDASYTPNIYAYTLAFSYNQFNYASAISFALGLVVFVGSYLFLAATKKRNGLS; this is translated from the coding sequence ATGTCGAACCTCGTCGTCCCCGCGCCCGCCGCCACCGCCGAACGCCGCACGAAGAAGCCCCGCACCGGAGTCGTCGCCTCGCGCCGCGCCCGCTGGGGCTGGGTCTTCGTCGCCCCCTTCGGCGTCTTCCTCGTGGTCTTCCTGATCACGCCCCTGATCTACTCGTTCATCCTGAGCCTGCAGAACAAGACCGTCGCCACCGGCACCGAGTGGGTCTGGTTCGCGAACTACGCCAAGGCGTTCTCGGACCCCCTCTTCCTCGAGGGCGTCTGGCTCGTCGTCCGGTTCGCGTTCATCCTGATCCCGATCCAGATGCTGGTCTCGCTGATCGCCGCGCTGATGCTGGACGCGCTCACCTCGCGGTTCTCGCGCTTCGCCCGGCTGATGATCTTCGTGCCCTACGCGGTCCCGGCCGTCATCGGCGCGCTGATGTGGGGCTTCCTCTACAGCCCCTCGTTCGGCCCCGCCTCGGAGGTGTTCGGCTGGTTCGGCCTCGACGCCCCCAACCTGCTCGGCAAGGAGTCGATCTTCGGCAGCCTCGTCAACGTCGTCACCTGGCAGTGGGCGGGCTACTACATGATCATCATCTACGCGGCACTGCAGGGCATCGACCCCGCCGTGTACGAGGCCGCCCGCCTCGACGGCGCGAGCGCGATCCAGACGGCGCTGCGGATCAAGATCCCGATGATCTCCTCCTCGATGGTGCTGATCCTCGTCTTCGCCCTCATCGGCACGCTCCAGTTCTTCACCGAGCCGCAGATCCTGCGCTCGCTGGCGTCCGGCTCGATCGACGCGTCCTACACGCCGAACATCTACGCCTACACGCTCGCCTTCTCCTACAACCAGTTCAACTACGCCTCCGCGATCTCGTTCGCGCTGGGCCTGGTGGTGTTCGTCGGGTCGTACCTGTTCCTGGCGGCCACGAAGAAGCGGAACGGACTCTCATGA